One Chitinophaga sp. H8 DNA window includes the following coding sequences:
- a CDS encoding LysE family translocator: MIAAIVAGLGLGLFLSISVGPVIFAIIKYSINNGFKAGISFALGVSFSDIMFVMIGNLATSFISDLGEYSRAIGIGGGFLLIGMGLYGLLMKKVKISTGDEKPEMFRTHDYLKIWLAGFLMNTLNPGVIIFWLGVCVAYSATSVSHRLVMYAICLTMVLSADILKVFVSDKIRHKLTLNNVEWLNRIAGVSMIIFGLVLLYKVLFDVGSLGH, encoded by the coding sequence ATGATAGCAGCAATTGTAGCAGGATTAGGACTGGGATTATTTCTGTCAATATCCGTGGGGCCGGTCATTTTCGCCATTATAAAATATAGTATTAATAACGGTTTTAAAGCCGGTATCAGCTTTGCTTTGGGCGTATCTTTCAGTGATATTATGTTTGTGATGATAGGCAACCTGGCTACTTCTTTTATTTCTGACCTGGGGGAATATAGTCGTGCTATTGGTATTGGGGGTGGTTTTTTGCTGATAGGGATGGGGCTGTACGGATTGCTGATGAAGAAGGTAAAGATCAGTACCGGAGATGAAAAACCGGAGATGTTCCGTACGCATGACTATCTCAAGATCTGGCTGGCTGGCTTTCTGATGAACACCCTGAACCCGGGGGTGATCATTTTCTGGTTAGGCGTTTGCGTGGCATATAGTGCTACTTCTGTGAGCCACCGCCTGGTAATGTATGCTATTTGCCTGACGATGGTATTATCTGCCGATATCTTAAAAGTGTTTGTATCCGATAAGATCCGTCATAAACTAACCCTCAATAATGTAGAATGGCTCAACCGTATAGCCGGTGTAAGTATGATTATATTTGGACTGGTGCTGCTGTATAAGGTGTTGTTTGATGTAGGATCGTTGGGGCATTAA
- a CDS encoding GH3 family domain-containing protein, which translates to MAIIGNLISRSLRIRKQFTFKLGTPRQYQLQVLRRLLEKAKDTDFGRHYKFEEILDSASYIAKYKERVPVHNYNKMHGEWWYRCLEGEANVSWPEKIKYFALSSGTSESASKHIPVTRDMLRTVKKVGVKQLYSMANFNIPPRSFEKGILMLGGTTSLYEKGDYYEGDMSGIQAKNIPKWFRRFYKPGGKISKKPNWEQRIKLIVRKAPQWDVGTVCGVPAWVQIVLEEIIKYHGVKHIHEIWPNLAIYIHGGVSFEPYRDSFQKVLGKPITFIETYMASEGSFGFQARPGVRGIKLVLNAGIFFEFIPFNEDNFDAEGEVKPNPKSYMIHEVVEDVEYAVMLSTCAGAWRYLIGDVVKFTSVKEHEIVITGRTKQFLSLCGEHMSVDNMNKAIDNVQKKLGITVKEFTVAGFPYENLFAHRWYIGMDNTNVDAERIRTIIDQTLCEINDDYAVERTAALKNVFVEVLPNDVFIDYLRCKGKEGAMNKFPRVMKGDKLKDWEKFLEGKVVATGK; encoded by the coding sequence ATGGCCATTATAGGTAATCTTATATCCAGGTCCCTGCGCATCAGGAAACAGTTCACATTTAAACTAGGAACACCACGACAATATCAGTTGCAGGTACTGCGCCGCTTGTTAGAAAAGGCCAAAGACACAGATTTTGGCCGGCACTACAAATTTGAGGAAATTCTGGACAGCGCCAGTTACATTGCGAAGTACAAGGAGCGGGTACCGGTGCATAATTATAATAAAATGCACGGGGAGTGGTGGTACCGCTGCCTGGAGGGGGAAGCTAACGTAAGCTGGCCCGAAAAGATCAAATATTTTGCACTCAGCTCCGGTACTTCTGAATCAGCCAGCAAACATATTCCGGTTACCCGCGATATGCTCCGCACCGTAAAAAAGGTGGGGGTGAAGCAACTCTATTCCATGGCCAACTTTAATATTCCCCCCCGGTCCTTTGAAAAAGGGATCCTGATGTTGGGAGGTACTACCTCGCTGTATGAAAAGGGGGATTATTATGAGGGCGACATGAGCGGTATACAGGCCAAGAACATCCCCAAGTGGTTCAGGCGTTTTTACAAGCCTGGTGGAAAGATATCAAAGAAACCTAACTGGGAACAGCGGATCAAGCTGATCGTACGTAAAGCCCCTCAATGGGATGTGGGCACTGTTTGCGGCGTGCCTGCCTGGGTACAGATTGTATTGGAAGAGATCATCAAATACCATGGGGTAAAACATATTCACGAAATATGGCCTAACCTGGCCATTTATATCCATGGCGGCGTTTCTTTTGAGCCTTACCGCGATAGTTTCCAGAAAGTGTTGGGCAAGCCCATCACCTTCATTGAAACCTATATGGCTTCGGAAGGTTCCTTCGGATTCCAGGCGAGGCCGGGGGTAAGGGGGATTAAGCTGGTCCTGAATGCAGGCATCTTCTTTGAATTCATTCCTTTTAATGAAGATAATTTTGATGCAGAGGGAGAGGTAAAGCCGAATCCTAAATCCTACATGATACATGAGGTAGTAGAGGATGTGGAGTATGCGGTGATGTTGTCTACCTGTGCAGGAGCATGGCGGTATCTGATCGGGGATGTGGTGAAGTTTACTTCTGTGAAAGAACATGAAATTGTGATCACCGGGCGTACCAAGCAGTTCCTGAGCCTTTGCGGAGAGCACATGAGCGTGGATAATATGAACAAGGCGATCGATAATGTGCAGAAGAAGCTGGGGATTACTGTAAAAGAGTTTACCGTAGCCGGCTTCCCGTATGAGAATCTTTTTGCGCATCGCTGGTATATTGGTATGGATAATACCAATGTAGATGCAGAGCGTATCCGTACTATTATTGATCAGACCTTATGTGAGATCAATGACGACTATGCAGTAGAAAGAACAGCTGCACTGAAAAATGTGTTTGTGGAAGTGTTGCCGAACGATGTATTTATTGACTACCTGCGTTGTAAAGGCAAGGAAGGGGCAATGAATAAATTCCCGCGGGTAATGAAAGGAGATAAGCTGAAGGACTGGGAGAAATTCCTGGAAGGCAAGGTAGTAGCAACAGGTAAGTAG
- a CDS encoding inositol monophosphatase family protein, whose protein sequence is MLKATLLKATQASGKILQQYFNGPFEVSSKTTLNDLVTEVDKRSETAIIDIIRAEYADHFILSEEVGEMKMASPYKWIIDPIDGTVNYANGIPICCVSIGVEKDGEMILGAVYNPFMNEFFLAEKGQGATLNDQPIHVSKKTDLDNAFLVTGFPYHYDEIPNSPLLVFERFMRKGIPVRRLGSAAIDLCWVACGRFDGFWEPHLQAWDSAAGYLIVQEAGGKVTDYSGQVYSPYQKKILATNGHIHEQMLEVINQ, encoded by the coding sequence ATGTTAAAAGCAACTTTACTCAAAGCTACACAAGCCAGCGGGAAAATATTACAACAATATTTCAACGGACCTTTCGAGGTAAGCAGTAAAACTACCCTGAACGACCTGGTAACAGAGGTGGACAAGCGTTCTGAAACAGCTATCATAGACATTATCCGGGCAGAATATGCCGACCATTTTATCTTGAGTGAAGAAGTAGGTGAAATGAAGATGGCATCTCCATACAAATGGATCATTGACCCTATAGATGGTACCGTCAATTATGCTAATGGCATTCCCATCTGTTGTGTATCCATAGGGGTGGAAAAAGATGGCGAAATGATACTCGGTGCAGTATACAATCCTTTTATGAACGAGTTTTTCCTGGCAGAAAAAGGCCAGGGAGCCACCTTAAACGATCAACCTATACACGTATCTAAAAAAACAGACCTGGATAATGCCTTCCTCGTTACCGGTTTCCCTTATCATTATGATGAAATCCCCAATAGCCCGCTACTGGTGTTTGAACGCTTTATGAGAAAAGGAATACCGGTGCGCCGCCTGGGATCTGCTGCCATTGATCTCTGCTGGGTGGCCTGTGGTCGTTTTGATGGCTTCTGGGAACCTCACCTCCAGGCCTGGGACTCCGCTGCGGGTTACCTGATTGTACAGGAAGCAGGGGGTAAAGTGACCGACTATAGCGGACAGGTATATTCTCCTTATCAGAAAAAAATCCTGGCTACCAATGGCCATATTCATGAACAAATGCTGGAAGTGATCAACCAGTAA
- the thiL gene encoding thiamine-phosphate kinase — translation MDQERTEINDLGEFGLIEYLTRNIEIQNAGTVLGVGDDAAVIDHFGKQTVISTDMLVEGIHFDLMYTPLKHLGYKSVVVNLSDIYAMNATPTHITMSIAFSNRFSLEALNEFYEGVYAACEKYGVDLIGGDTTSSKKGFVISVTAIGEVTTDKFVKRSTAQQGDLLCVSGDLGAAYLGLTLLEREKQIYLDNPQLQPDLENQTYIIGRQLKPEARKDIIEFLEEAGITPTSMMDVSDGLSSEILHICKQSNLGCVLYEEKIPIEGESKEMALKFGLDPTACALSGGEDYELLFTMKQADYDKIVLNEQISVIGYMTDISEGAHILTKGGNKFKLVAQGWNAFQQ, via the coding sequence ATGGATCAAGAAAGAACAGAAATTAATGACCTGGGTGAATTTGGCCTGATTGAATACCTGACCAGGAATATAGAAATACAAAATGCCGGTACTGTTTTAGGCGTGGGCGATGATGCTGCGGTGATCGATCATTTTGGCAAACAAACCGTGATAAGCACCGACATGCTGGTAGAAGGTATTCATTTTGATCTGATGTATACCCCACTGAAGCACCTGGGATATAAATCGGTAGTGGTTAACCTCTCTGATATATATGCCATGAATGCCACTCCTACGCATATTACGATGAGCATCGCTTTTTCCAACAGGTTTTCCCTCGAAGCACTCAATGAGTTTTATGAAGGCGTATACGCTGCCTGTGAGAAATATGGTGTAGACCTGATCGGAGGAGATACTACTTCCTCCAAAAAAGGTTTTGTGATCAGCGTAACTGCCATAGGTGAAGTAACTACGGATAAGTTTGTGAAAAGATCTACCGCCCAGCAAGGGGATCTCTTATGCGTTTCCGGTGACCTGGGTGCGGCTTATCTGGGACTTACGCTCCTGGAGCGCGAAAAACAGATTTACCTGGACAATCCACAGCTACAACCCGACCTGGAAAACCAAACCTACATCATAGGCCGGCAACTGAAACCGGAAGCCCGCAAGGATATTATTGAATTCCTGGAAGAAGCAGGTATCACCCCTACTTCCATGATGGATGTAAGCGATGGCCTCAGCTCAGAAATACTGCATATCTGCAAGCAAAGCAATCTGGGCTGTGTACTGTATGAAGAGAAGATTCCTATTGAAGGTGAAAGCAAGGAAATGGCTCTCAAATTCGGGCTGGATCCTACTGCATGTGCACTCAGTGGCGGAGAAGATTATGAGCTGCTTTTTACGATGAAACAGGCCGATTATGATAAGATTGTATTGAACGAACAAATCAGCGTAATTGGCTACATGACAGACATCAGCGAGGGTGCACACATCCTTACCAAAGGAGGCAATAAATTCAAACTGGTAGCCCAGGGCTGGAATGCATTCCAGCAATAA
- a CDS encoding ArnT family glycosyltransferase, producing the protein MGAITRFFTKDQYKYLFLFSWLVLGLLQAGFTELMDDEAYYWVYSQHLDWGYFDHPPMVALLIKLGYGLFHNELGVRVLMVILNVLSLWLTCKLIPRKHNKLFYLIMGTMGAMQIGGMLAVPDVPLIFFATLYFYFYKAFLENQSWKNTLLLSLGMALMFYSKYHGILLVFFTVISNINLLRVFKFYVACILTAVLFFPHLYWQYAHDFPSLQYHLVERNASAYDITFTLDYVFGQILLFGPLVGWLLLYFAFRCPIQNTFERALKACLIGVMSFFLLSTFKGRVEANWTVMLFTPVVILAHQSFIRKGWSVKWLLYSVPVTLFVVLIARVYMVWDFMPNVEIRPEIHHNREWAAALEKKAGNQPVVFLNSYQLPSKYMFYAGHESYSINSRYARRSQYNYWHMEEKLWGKQVLVAYGSRNELPATDSVSTVKGTWYFHLENPYYSYSLIQLIPALKEVKAKPGETITVIAQLRNGYGQQVPLDTSRSALLGYGITSKTENLPEVKSALTLERAIQRRIVRMEVAVPEKPGTYQLKFCVFAGDLPPTHNSPAIKITVNE; encoded by the coding sequence ATGGGGGCAATTACACGTTTTTTTACAAAAGATCAATACAAGTACTTATTCCTGTTCTCCTGGCTTGTGCTGGGACTGTTGCAGGCAGGGTTTACTGAGTTGATGGATGATGAAGCGTATTACTGGGTATACTCGCAACACCTGGATTGGGGCTACTTTGATCACCCACCGATGGTGGCGCTGCTGATAAAGCTGGGCTACGGGCTGTTTCATAATGAGCTGGGCGTAAGGGTACTGATGGTGATCCTGAATGTGCTATCCCTTTGGTTAACCTGCAAGCTGATCCCCCGTAAACACAATAAGCTTTTTTACCTGATCATGGGTACTATGGGCGCTATGCAGATAGGTGGTATGCTGGCTGTGCCGGATGTGCCATTAATTTTCTTCGCTACCCTTTATTTCTATTTCTATAAGGCTTTCTTAGAAAACCAGAGCTGGAAAAATACATTACTGCTGAGCCTGGGCATGGCATTGATGTTTTATAGTAAATATCATGGCATCCTGCTGGTGTTCTTTACGGTGATATCCAATATAAACCTGCTACGCGTATTTAAGTTTTACGTAGCCTGTATTTTAACAGCGGTATTGTTCTTTCCGCATTTATACTGGCAGTATGCACATGATTTTCCTTCCCTCCAGTATCATCTGGTAGAGCGTAATGCCTCTGCTTACGATATTACGTTTACACTGGATTATGTTTTTGGACAAATCTTATTATTTGGGCCGCTGGTGGGCTGGTTGTTGTTATACTTTGCGTTCCGGTGCCCCATTCAAAATACTTTTGAGCGTGCTCTGAAGGCTTGCCTGATAGGCGTTATGTCTTTCTTCCTGCTGAGTACTTTTAAAGGCAGGGTAGAGGCTAACTGGACCGTGATGCTGTTTACGCCTGTAGTGATACTGGCACATCAGTCATTTATCAGGAAAGGATGGTCTGTTAAATGGCTGCTTTATTCAGTGCCGGTTACCCTTTTTGTCGTGCTGATAGCACGCGTGTATATGGTATGGGATTTCATGCCCAATGTAGAGATCAGGCCGGAAATACATCATAACCGGGAGTGGGCCGCTGCATTGGAGAAAAAGGCAGGCAACCAACCGGTGGTATTCCTGAATAGTTATCAGTTGCCATCTAAATACATGTTCTATGCAGGACATGAATCCTATAGTATTAATAGCCGCTATGCGCGCCGCAGCCAGTATAATTACTGGCATATGGAAGAAAAGCTTTGGGGAAAGCAGGTACTGGTAGCTTATGGCTCCAGGAATGAATTACCGGCAACAGACAGTGTATCCACTGTCAAGGGTACCTGGTATTTCCATCTTGAAAACCCTTACTATTCTTACTCACTGATACAGCTGATCCCTGCGTTAAAAGAGGTGAAAGCCAAACCAGGTGAAACAATCACGGTGATTGCCCAGCTTAGAAATGGCTATGGACAACAGGTGCCGTTAGATACCAGCCGGTCTGCGCTGCTGGGCTATGGTATTACCAGTAAAACAGAAAATTTACCGGAAGTGAAGTCAGCCCTCACGTTGGAAAGAGCTATTCAACGCAGGATTGTCCGGATGGAAGTAGCGGTACCTGAAAAGCCCGGTACTTATCAGCTTAAGTTCTGTGTATTTGCAGGCGATCTGCCGCCTACACATAACAGCCCGGCGATCAAAATAACAGTAAACGAATAA
- the nagA gene encoding N-acetylglucosamine-6-phosphate deacetylase produces the protein MPVVYLNARIFTGEQFITGHAVITDNGHITGVVPVAEIKADDNVVDLQGAMLAPALIDLQIYGGNGLLYSAHPSVEALSATNDYCRAGGAAHFMITIPTISREIMEAAIVMVRTYWQQGGKGLLGLHLEGPFLNEEKKGAHASKYIKVPTQQDIDWIIQNNDVVKIITMAPENCTPAQIKALRTAGVVVSGGHSNATYEQATAGFNAGIDAATHLFNAMSPLQSRAPGIVGAIYDHDRVCSSVVVDGIHVDFAAVRISKKIMGQRLFLITDAVTSSTTGDYQHTLKNGHYATTAGILSGSSLTMLKAVHNCVEKVGIPLEEALRMGALYPARVIGREDVMGRIAPGYQADMVVFDDQYQVLHCI, from the coding sequence ATGCCAGTAGTATATCTGAATGCCCGCATTTTCACGGGAGAACAATTTATCACCGGTCATGCTGTTATTACGGATAACGGTCATATTACCGGTGTGGTACCTGTAGCCGAAATAAAGGCAGATGATAATGTGGTGGATTTACAGGGTGCTATGCTGGCTCCGGCATTGATTGATCTGCAGATTTACGGTGGCAACGGATTGCTTTATTCTGCCCACCCCAGCGTGGAAGCCTTATCGGCTACCAATGATTATTGCCGGGCAGGAGGAGCAGCACACTTCATGATCACGATACCTACTATTTCCCGCGAAATAATGGAAGCCGCGATAGTAATGGTGCGTACCTACTGGCAGCAGGGAGGAAAAGGACTTTTAGGGCTTCACCTCGAAGGCCCATTTCTTAATGAAGAAAAGAAAGGAGCGCATGCTTCAAAATATATTAAGGTGCCCACACAGCAAGACATTGACTGGATCATCCAAAACAATGATGTTGTAAAAATAATTACCATGGCACCGGAAAACTGTACACCTGCGCAGATTAAAGCACTGCGCACCGCTGGTGTGGTGGTTTCCGGCGGGCATAGTAATGCCACTTATGAACAGGCTACAGCAGGTTTTAATGCCGGAATAGATGCGGCTACCCATTTATTCAATGCCATGTCTCCGCTGCAAAGCCGGGCACCTGGTATTGTAGGGGCTATTTATGATCATGACCGTGTATGCTCCAGTGTGGTAGTGGATGGTATTCATGTTGATTTTGCAGCAGTACGGATCAGCAAAAAGATCATGGGCCAACGCCTTTTCCTGATTACGGATGCTGTTACCTCCAGTACTACAGGTGATTACCAGCATACACTGAAAAATGGTCATTATGCTACGACTGCAGGTATACTGAGTGGTTCCAGCCTCACCATGCTGAAGGCGGTACATAACTGTGTAGAAAAAGTGGGTATCCCGCTGGAAGAAGCATTGCGTATGGGCGCACTTTACCCAGCCCGTGTTATTGGCAGGGAGGATGTAATGGGCCGTATAGCTCCCGGATACCAGGCAGACATGGTAGTGTTTGACGACCAGTATCAGGTACTGCATTGTATATAA
- a CDS encoding amidohydrolase, with protein MSDLKVTLIQSQLHWENIAANIGMFDEKINGISEHTEVVFLPEMFSTGFSMRPEKLAETMEGSAVQWMKQKAAEKKIIITGSLIIKENGQYLNRLVWMLPNGTMGTYDKRHLFGYAGEHEQYQAGDKRLIAQVKGWKICLNICYDLRFPVWARNSIAADTNAPAYDVLVYVANWPERRNTAWKALLQARAIENQCYVIGVNRVGNDGNDIYHSGETSLIDPMGEIIYQQSHNEDIFTYTLDRNRLEEVRKNIPFLKDADKFQIL; from the coding sequence ATGTCTGATTTAAAGGTAACGCTCATTCAATCCCAGTTGCATTGGGAAAATATTGCTGCCAATATTGGGATGTTTGATGAAAAGATTAATGGTATCAGCGAACATACAGAAGTCGTTTTTTTACCGGAGATGTTCAGCACAGGGTTCAGCATGCGCCCTGAAAAGCTGGCAGAAACAATGGAAGGCAGTGCCGTACAGTGGATGAAGCAAAAAGCTGCTGAGAAGAAGATCATTATTACAGGTAGTCTGATCATTAAGGAAAACGGGCAATACCTGAACCGCCTGGTTTGGATGCTGCCTAATGGCACCATGGGTACTTATGATAAACGCCACCTGTTTGGATATGCCGGGGAGCATGAACAATACCAGGCCGGGGATAAACGGCTGATTGCCCAGGTAAAGGGATGGAAAATATGCCTGAATATCTGTTATGACCTGCGTTTCCCGGTTTGGGCGCGTAATAGTATAGCAGCCGATACCAATGCTCCTGCGTATGATGTACTGGTATATGTGGCCAACTGGCCGGAGCGCCGCAATACTGCCTGGAAAGCATTATTGCAGGCACGTGCTATTGAAAACCAGTGCTATGTAATAGGCGTAAACCGTGTGGGTAATGATGGAAACGATATTTATCATAGCGGTGAAACCAGTCTCATCGACCCTATGGGCGAAATCATTTACCAGCAATCACATAATGAAGACATCTTTACGTATACACTGGACCGTAATAGACTGGAGGAAGTAAGAAAGAATATTCCCTTCCTCAAAGATGCTGATAAGTTCCAGATCCTTTAA
- a CDS encoding regulatory protein RecX, with protein MENTTAIQKLRQYCAYQERCHSEVKYKCLELGLRGPEVDEAIALLIMDNYLNEERFAKAFAGGKFRIKQWGRKKIQTELKQKQVSDYCIKKGMQEIDEDDYYEVLTRLAEKKYTSLKGDTALKRKYKTMQYLLQKGFEAPLIQDVLEQIANTGT; from the coding sequence ATGGAGAATACTACTGCAATACAAAAACTACGTCAATATTGTGCTTACCAGGAGAGATGCCACAGTGAGGTGAAATACAAATGCCTGGAGCTGGGATTGCGTGGCCCCGAAGTAGATGAGGCAATTGCCTTGCTGATCATGGACAACTACCTGAATGAAGAGCGTTTTGCCAAAGCTTTTGCCGGCGGGAAATTCAGGATTAAACAGTGGGGACGGAAGAAAATACAGACTGAGCTTAAACAGAAGCAGGTATCTGACTACTGTATTAAAAAGGGTATGCAGGAAATAGATGAAGACGATTATTATGAGGTATTGACCCGGCTGGCAGAGAAAAAGTATACCTCCCTCAAAGGGGATACTGCACTCAAGCGGAAGTATAAAACCATGCAATACCTGCTGCAAAAAGGGTTTGAAGCACCGCTTATTCAGGATGTACTTGAACAAATTGCAAATACCGGTACATAA